The proteins below come from a single Magnetococcales bacterium genomic window:
- a CDS encoding glycosyltransferase family 2 protein — protein sequence MRLTVMMPVYNGERYLAAAIEGILGQTWREFEFLICDDGSVDATPAILRQYAQKDARIRILTFAKNRGQTEAANHLLQHSRGAYICRQDADDYSQPERLARQVAYLDARPETGMVFTGKRMLAPNGLPFATICMPDDHALIAGFMARGINPIVNGSFMIRRAVLLAAGTPTYRFRAAEDWDLWQRLVGTTRFGTIPEPLYDMRYYGGTVSFKIRTLERSMLTAMGNSQDPNTAHSVTAMADRLDQAIVGTPQKPPPPATGYESYLNGQALFKHGRFREALLAFTAALTDAEYRRKAFLFAGLSLLGPWGQWLHHRVAEQRHTYHACRCLGFRF from the coding sequence ATGCGTCTGACAGTCATGATGCCGGTCTATAATGGGGAACGTTATCTTGCGGCGGCCATCGAGGGTATACTGGGGCAGACATGGCGGGAGTTCGAGTTTCTCATCTGTGATGATGGGTCGGTCGATGCGACCCCCGCCATTTTGCGCCAATATGCCCAAAAGGATGCACGGATCCGCATACTGACCTTTGCTAAAAACCGGGGCCAGACCGAAGCGGCCAATCATTTGCTCCAGCACAGTCGTGGAGCGTATATTTGTCGCCAGGATGCGGATGATTATTCGCAACCCGAGCGTCTGGCGCGGCAGGTGGCCTATCTGGATGCCCGTCCAGAGACAGGCATGGTTTTCACGGGCAAGCGGATGCTGGCTCCCAATGGTCTCCCCTTTGCCACCATCTGCATGCCGGATGACCATGCGCTTATTGCCGGTTTCATGGCCCGGGGCATCAATCCCATTGTCAATGGCTCGTTCATGATCCGGCGTGCCGTCCTGCTGGCGGCGGGTACCCCCACCTATCGCTTTCGGGCCGCCGAAGATTGGGACCTGTGGCAACGGTTGGTGGGCACCACCCGTTTTGGCACGATTCCCGAACCGCTCTACGACATGCGCTATTATGGGGGCACCGTATCGTTCAAGATACGCACCCTGGAGCGCAGCATGTTGACGGCCATGGGCAACAGTCAGGACCCGAATACGGCCCATTCCGTGACGGCCATGGCCGACAGACTCGATCAGGCCATCGTGGGAACTCCCCAAAAACCCCCACCTCCAGCCACCGGCTATGAATCCTATCTGAACGGTCAGGCCCTTTTCAAACACGGTCGCTTTCGCGAAGCCCTGCTGGCCTTCACCGCTGCCTTGACAGACGCCGAATATCGGCGCAAGGCTTTTCTGTTTGCCGGACTTTCCCTGCTGGGGCCGTGGGGACAATGGTTGCATCATCGGGTTGCCGAACAACGTCATACCTATCATGCCTGTCGTTGTCTGGGTTTTCGTTTCTGA
- a CDS encoding HAMP domain-containing protein: MTMRHIDRNMRLRLHLLPLVAVLFLSFYGKAVCPLLDELSLTRVVSGLGGVCLLQILLRELSWYVFPVSRHHVSLARHAFRLSVTTWILTGMAAVITHSILYPDFPMGSHLKLVSGYWGLGAGILSQLEYVILEYYFRRTSPDLAALVPERIAVRLMEGFTLFTLVPVLIMVLMSFRFVLEGYTDQDTALEVLFLGCSFVLVSLSVSWLYGRTLHQDCENLLDAVHKIAAGAFQIHVDPSRGDELGRVAMGINDMAQGLLLRERIREAFGRFVNPQVAETFINQFARDDKVVRMGGERREVTILMADLRDFTPRAERMDPEALTLLLNGYFTAMVKAIQAHGGMVDKFIGDAIMAVFGLDVSDRDHTVAALAAALDMRKNLLQFNRERPDDPVNNGIGIHRGEVVAGYFGTPDRLEFTVVGHAVNLAARIESQAKSPHPPLLFSALVADRVRHLYPVREVTTASLKGVSEEVVLYTVTE, encoded by the coding sequence ATGACCATGCGGCACATAGACCGCAACATGCGTTTGCGTTTGCATCTGTTGCCTTTGGTGGCCGTTCTCTTCCTGAGCTTCTATGGCAAGGCGGTCTGTCCTTTGCTGGATGAACTCTCCCTGACACGGGTGGTATCCGGTCTTGGTGGCGTCTGTCTGCTGCAAATCCTCCTGCGGGAACTCTCCTGGTATGTATTTCCGGTATCCCGCCACCATGTTTCCCTGGCACGCCATGCTTTCCGTCTTTCCGTCACGACCTGGATCCTGACCGGAATGGCTGCCGTCATCACCCACAGCATCCTCTATCCGGATTTTCCCATGGGAAGCCATCTCAAACTGGTCTCCGGCTACTGGGGACTGGGGGCCGGCATCCTTTCCCAACTGGAATACGTCATCCTTGAATATTATTTTCGCCGCACCTCTCCTGACCTTGCCGCCCTGGTTCCGGAGCGCATTGCGGTACGTCTCATGGAAGGGTTTACCCTCTTCACCCTGGTACCGGTTCTCATCATGGTCTTGATGAGTTTTCGTTTTGTTCTGGAGGGGTATACCGACCAGGACACGGCACTGGAAGTTTTATTTCTGGGTTGCAGTTTTGTGTTGGTCAGCCTGTCTGTCTCCTGGCTTTATGGTCGTACCCTGCATCAGGATTGTGAAAACCTCCTGGATGCGGTGCATAAAATTGCTGCCGGTGCCTTTCAGATCCACGTGGATCCATCCCGGGGTGATGAACTGGGTCGGGTGGCCATGGGCATCAATGACATGGCCCAGGGGTTGTTGTTGCGGGAACGGATCCGGGAGGCCTTTGGACGGTTTGTCAATCCCCAGGTGGCGGAAACCTTCATCAACCAGTTCGCCCGGGATGACAAAGTTGTACGCATGGGCGGTGAACGGCGGGAAGTGACGATCCTGATGGCCGATCTCCGGGATTTCACCCCCCGGGCAGAACGGATGGATCCCGAAGCCCTGACCCTGTTGTTGAATGGCTATTTCACGGCCATGGTCAAGGCCATTCAGGCCCATGGCGGGATGGTGGACAAGTTTATCGGCGATGCCATCATGGCGGTGTTCGGGCTGGATGTCAGTGACCGTGATCATACCGTTGCCGCCCTGGCCGCCGCCCTGGATATGCGAAAAAATCTGCTCCAGTTCAACCGCGAACGCCCGGATGATCCGGTCAACAATGGTATTGGCATCCACCGGGGAGAGGTGGTGGCCGGTTATTTCGGCACTCCGGATCGCCTGGAATTCACGGTTGTGGGACATGCCGTCAATCTGGCGGCACGGATCGAAAGTCAGGCCAAATCTCCCCATCCGCCTCTGTTGTTCAGTGCCCTTGTTGCCGACCGGGTCCGGCATCTCTATCCGGTCCGGGAAGTGACCACTGCCTCCCTGAAAGGGGTTTCCGAAGAGGTGGTCTTGTACACCGTAACCGAATAA
- a CDS encoding SpoIIE family protein phosphatase: MFAIVTCAMRIKFRYKLLLALTTLTFLVLLVQGILSGSMVLEMLEKRTVASLTREAAGKTQILSHILRESEEDLTILAAHRDNENFFTFRSFQENDGMVDALSGLELFFLRVHEVKPRYDRIQLLTSNGGGPVLQINDGKTVHQYDNFDPENQLRDLASKEKRAVHHVDRGAEGQMDLLSLKALQINGQVEGYLVLRQSIRELVQTMLAELGKAGITAVLCNQQGVRVVATPDYQPRLEPLFRQASSSGEWITVLASIPVLDWSLAVGMPRSESFTLFRNQFIAGLISAVFLVAVMLYFVRKAIQTLKAYNRILEQQVSERTAQLERANEEIRQLNESLKQENLRLGAELMVARQIQQMVLPRQTELLIHDHLDMAAFMEPASEVGGDYYDILQGEDGRLLIGIGDVTGHGLESGVLMLMTQSMVRILFSFPEIEVGMRLELFNRALFANINRMASDKNLTLVLVDYTPGISSDGEYSGAGAGLSPGKDQTEYSPAGHLRISGQHESLLVVRQAGDLTVVDTQELGFPIGLVDNILPYVNATTLTLDRGDVVILYTDGITEAANLHQELYGLERLCQVAVRNRHLEAEEIKEAVVADVKRHVGAQTIYDDLTLVILKQK; this comes from the coding sequence TTGTTTGCCATAGTGACGTGTGCCATGCGGATCAAGTTTCGTTACAAGCTGCTTTTGGCCCTGACCACGCTGACTTTCCTGGTCCTCCTCGTCCAGGGGATTCTTTCCGGCAGCATGGTTCTGGAAATGCTCGAAAAAAGAACCGTGGCCAGCCTGACCCGCGAGGCCGCCGGCAAGACCCAGATTTTGTCGCATATTCTCCGCGAAAGTGAGGAAGACCTGACCATCCTGGCCGCCCATCGCGACAATGAAAATTTTTTCACCTTTCGGTCGTTTCAGGAAAATGACGGCATGGTGGATGCCCTGTCCGGTCTTGAGCTTTTCTTTTTAAGGGTCCATGAGGTCAAACCCCGGTATGACCGCATCCAGCTCCTGACCAGCAACGGGGGGGGACCGGTTTTGCAGATCAACGACGGCAAGACAGTTCACCAATACGACAATTTTGATCCGGAAAATCAACTGCGTGATCTGGCCAGCAAGGAAAAACGGGCCGTGCATCACGTTGACCGGGGTGCAGAGGGGCAGATGGATTTGTTGTCTCTCAAGGCGTTGCAAATCAACGGACAGGTTGAGGGTTATCTGGTACTGCGTCAATCCATCCGCGAGCTGGTCCAGACCATGCTGGCCGAACTCGGCAAGGCGGGCATCACGGCGGTCTTGTGCAATCAGCAGGGTGTGCGCGTGGTGGCCACACCGGATTATCAGCCGCGACTGGAACCCTTGTTCCGGCAGGCAAGCAGTTCCGGGGAGTGGATTACCGTGCTGGCCTCCATTCCTGTTCTGGACTGGTCATTGGCGGTGGGCATGCCGCGAAGCGAATCCTTCACCCTGTTTCGCAACCAGTTCATTGCCGGTTTGATTTCGGCGGTGTTTCTGGTGGCGGTCATGTTGTATTTCGTGCGCAAGGCCATTCAAACCCTCAAGGCCTACAATCGCATTCTGGAACAACAGGTTTCCGAGCGCACGGCCCAGTTGGAGCGGGCCAATGAAGAGATCCGGCAACTGAACGAAAGTCTCAAGCAGGAAAATCTGCGCCTGGGGGCCGAATTGATGGTTGCCCGCCAGATTCAACAAATGGTCCTGCCCCGCCAGACAGAGCTGCTGATCCATGACCATCTGGACATGGCGGCTTTCATGGAACCGGCCTCGGAGGTGGGGGGGGATTATTATGATATTCTGCAAGGGGAGGATGGCCGTCTGTTGATTGGTATTGGTGATGTGACCGGGCATGGCCTGGAAAGCGGTGTGCTGATGTTGATGACCCAGAGCATGGTCCGCATCCTGTTCAGTTTTCCCGAGATCGAGGTTGGAATGCGGCTGGAGCTGTTCAATCGTGCCCTCTTTGCCAACATCAACCGCATGGCGTCTGACAAAAACCTGACTCTTGTCCTGGTGGACTACACACCGGGAATCAGTTCAGATGGGGAATATTCAGGGGCAGGTGCTGGCCTTTCACCCGGTAAGGATCAAACCGAATATTCACCTGCCGGTCATCTGCGCATCAGTGGCCAGCACGAATCGTTGCTGGTGGTGCGGCAGGCAGGCGATTTGACTGTCGTCGATACCCAGGAGCTGGGTTTTCCCATCGGTCTGGTTGACAATATTCTTCCCTACGTCAACGCAACCACACTTACCCTGGACAGGGGGGATGTCGTGATCCTCTATACGGATGGCATTACCGAGGCGGCCAATCTGCATCAGGAACTCTATGGTTTGGAACGTCTTTGTCAGGTGGCGGTCCGGAATCGGCATTTGGAGGCCGAGGAGATCAAGGAGGCTGTGGTGGCTGATGTCAAGCGCCATGTGGGTGCCCAGACAATCTATGATGACCTGACTTTGGTAATTTTGAAGCAAAAATAA
- a CDS encoding phosphate ABC transporter substrate-binding protein, with the protein MNRWGMILLLAVASWSIQAWSAEELQWTGCGITKTAFMSELAQAFEQKTGQKIVLTGGGAARGIRAVAASSAHLGGTCRARLQDATHSILPEEQNARLIQVAWDALVVIVHPSNPVNNISLDNLKKIYLGEIDSWDTLGGEAKKIALIDREGKESGVGNMFRRLVFNDPNFDYRARSLKVKSSNPVEQKVESFSTAMAIDGVSSARKLGVKILELDGVAPTRDNIRTARYALYRPLYMVVNRQKISPQTQAFIDYALSDAGQEIIAAQGVVNLKDGDDLAKIWHSRFGDQEP; encoded by the coding sequence ATGAATCGATGGGGAATGATCCTGCTGCTGGCGGTTGCCTCCTGGAGCATCCAGGCCTGGAGCGCCGAAGAGTTGCAATGGACCGGATGCGGCATCACCAAAACAGCCTTCATGTCCGAACTGGCCCAGGCCTTTGAACAAAAAACCGGCCAGAAGATTGTCCTGACCGGTGGCGGAGCGGCCAGAGGTATCCGCGCCGTGGCTGCCTCCTCCGCCCACCTCGGGGGAACCTGTCGCGCCCGCCTCCAGGATGCGACCCACTCAATCCTCCCCGAAGAACAAAATGCCCGCCTGATCCAGGTGGCCTGGGATGCCCTGGTGGTCATCGTCCACCCCAGCAACCCGGTCAACAATATCTCCCTGGACAATCTCAAAAAAATCTATCTGGGCGAGATCGACTCCTGGGACACGCTGGGAGGCGAGGCCAAAAAAATAGCCCTCATCGACCGGGAAGGAAAGGAGTCGGGCGTCGGCAACATGTTTCGCCGCCTGGTCTTCAACGACCCGAATTTTGACTATCGTGCCCGCTCTCTCAAGGTCAAATCCAGCAACCCCGTCGAACAAAAAGTGGAATCCTTTTCCACCGCCATGGCCATTGATGGGGTCAGCTCAGCCCGCAAACTGGGCGTCAAAATTCTCGAACTCGACGGCGTGGCCCCGACCCGGGACAATATTCGCACTGCCCGATATGCCCTCTACCGCCCGCTCTATATGGTTGTCAATCGGCAAAAAATCTCACCGCAAACCCAGGCTTTCATTGATTATGCGCTGAGTGATGCCGGTCAGGAAATCATCGCCGCCCAGGGGGTGGTCAATCTCAAGGATGGCGACGATCTGGCCAAAATCTGGCATAGCCGTTTTGGTGACCAGGAACCTTGA